One window of Cryptococcus neoformans var. grubii H99 chromosome 11, complete sequence genomic DNA carries:
- a CDS encoding tubulin beta chain, translating to MREIVHLQTGQCGNQIGAKFWEVVSEEHGIQADGSYKGTTDTQLERINVYYNEAAAGKYVPRAVLVDLEPGTMDSIRGGPLGSLFRPDNFVFGQSGAGNNWAKGHYTEGAELVDSVLDVVRREAEGCDCLQGFQITHSLGGGTGAGMGTLLISKIREEFPDRMMCTFSVVPSPKVSDTVVEPYNATLSVHQLVENSDETFCIDNEALYDICLRTLKLSTPTYGDLNHLVSVVMSGVTTCLRFPGQLNSDLRKLAVNMVPFPRLHFFMVGFAPLTARGSASYRAVTVPELTQQMFDAKNMMAASDPRHGRYLTVACYYRGKVSMKEVEDQIQSVQAKNSAYFVEWIPGNISAAQCDIPPRGLKMSSTFICNSTSIQSLFKRIGEQFSAMYRRKAFVHWYTGEGMDELEFSEAESNLQDLVSEYMQYQEAGADDEIYGDEEIPIEEEEM from the exons A TGCGAGAGATCGTTCACCTTCAAACCGGTCAGTGTGGTAACCAGATTGGTGCCAAGTTCTG GGAGGTCGTTTCCGAGGAACACGGCATCCAGGCCGATGGCTCTTACAAGGGTACCACCGACACCCAGCTCGAGCGCATCAACGTCTACTACAACGAGGCCGCGGCGGGCAAGTATGTTCCTCGAGCCGTCCTCGTTGACCTCGAGCCCGGAACTATGGACTCCATCCGGGGCGGCCCTCTTGGTAGCCTTTTCAGGCCCGATAACTT TGTTTTCGGCCAGTCAGGTGCCGGTAACAACTGGGCTAAGGGACACTATACAGAAGGTGCCGAGCTTGTTGACTCTGTTCTTGATGTTGTCCGACGAGAGGCCGAAGGCTGTGACTGCCTTCAAGGCTTCCAGATCACCCACTCTCTCGGTGGTGGTACCGGTGCCGGTATGGGTACACTTTTGATCTCCAAGATCCGAGAAGAGTTTCCCGACCGAATGATGTGCACCTTCTCTGTCGTTCCCTCTCCCAAG GTCTCTGACACCGTTGTTGAGCCTTACAACGCAACTCTTTCCGTCCATCAGCTCGTTGAGAACTCTGACGAGACCTTCTGTATCGACAACGAGGCCCTCTATGACATTTGCTTGCGTACTCTCAAGCTCTCCACCCCCACATATGGTGACTTGAACCATCTCGTCTCTGTCGTTATGTCTGGTGTCACCACATGTCTTCGTTTCCCCGGTCAGCTTAACTCTGACCTTAGAAAGTTGGCCGTTAACATGGTGCCTttccctcgtcttcattTCTTCATGGTCGGCTTCGCGCCTCTCACCGCCCGAGGCTCCGCCAGCTACCGTGCCGTCACCGTTCCTGAGCTTACTCAGCAAATGTTTGACGCCAAGAACATGATGGCGGCCTCTGACCCTCGCCATGGT CGATACCTCACCGTCGCATGCTATTATCGAGGCAAGGTTTCgatgaaggaggttgaagaCCAGATTCAGTCTGTCCAGGCCAAGAACTCCGCTTACTTTGTTGAGTGGATTCCCGGAAACATCTCCGCCGCGCAATG TGACATCCCTCCTCGCGGTCTCAAGATGTCCTCTACCTTCATCTGCAACTCGACTTCCATCCAGTCGCTTTTCAAGCGTATCGGCGAGCAGTTCTCTGCCATGTACAGGCGAAAGGCTTTCGTGCATTGGTACACTGGAGAGGGTATGGATGAGCTTGAATTC TCTGAAGCCGAATCCAACTTGCAAGACCTGGTTTCCGAGTACATGCAGTACCAGGAGGCCGGAGCGGACGACGAAATCTatggtgatgaggagatCCCcattgaggaggaggagatgtaA
- a CDS encoding peptidyl-prolyl cis-trans isomerase NIMA-interacting 1: MSSNGWEIRFSNSRQIPYFYNTERSISTWEPPSELSAEQIQQLPGAAKYMNVQLPQTAVGKEGQVRASHILAKHAGSRRPASWRNDKITISSDEAQSIIEQHIAYLQSLPPADLPKEFAKIASTESDCSSAKKGGDLGWFGRGQMQKPFEDATFNTPVGQLSGIVKTDSGIHVILRTG; encoded by the exons ATGTCATCAAACGGTTGGGAGATTCGCTTCTCCAATTCTCGTCAAATCCCCTATTTTTACAACACGGAACGTAGCATCTCCACTTGGGAACCCCCTTCTGAACTCAGCGCAGAGCAAATTCAGCAGTTACCTGGCGCGGCCAAGTACATGAATGTACAGTTGCCTCAAACCGCAGTTGGCAAGGAAGGTCAGGTGAGGGCCAGCCATATCCTGGCAAAGCATGCTGGAAGCAGGAGACCCGCTTCATGGAGAAAT GATAAGATCACAATCTCTTCCGACGAGGCTCAATCTATCATTGAGCAGCACATAGCATATCTGCAATCCCTCCCTCCGGCTGATCTGCCCAAGGAATTTGCAAAGATTGCTTCAACAGAGAGCGATTGCTCAAGCGCAAAGAAGGGTGGTGATCTTGGATGGTTTGGGAGAGGACAAATGCAAAAGCCGTTCGAA GACGCCACCTTCAACACTCCTGTTGGGCAACTGAGCGGGATTGTCAAGACGGACTCTGGTATCCACGTTATCCTCCGTACTGGATAG
- a CDS encoding long-chain acyl-CoA synthetase has product MTSLNSFPLFERIITHAQSAPASEAIVDVPHSLTITYSQLYADILSLGSTLRPLLSVPEARVVVLCEKGYLVALSMLSIWTAGGLSVKILPSLPLPEQSYMAINSDASLVICDANNKPRADELKADMEKEDIKAMVLEINLNGVRKAVYGKNGAEALSKMSELHGERRAMMLFTSVTRHSALTAQVSAVVQFWRWTSSDNLLHTLPLNHLHGIVVALLPTIWAGATVELWEKFDGRGIWMRWINNEGKIPITMFFGVPTVYSRLIQSHSMLPKELRPIASEASSKLCLQVSGSAPLPESIKKTWERKEVLEADKYCVIASTGWENDKRVKGHVGYALPGTEIRLWNEELNQAITAFDTQGEIRVRGPSITTEYWRLPEATAKEFVDAGSSLVILVLGRKSTDIIKSGGEKISALEIERAILELPGMKDCAVVGVDDEEWGQIVSVCLVTSRPSVTVNGIRNELRSVLAPYKLPKLLKVYEGEIPRNNMGKVNKKKLALEAFPKWIVRYIRIRLQFILMHPY; this is encoded by the exons ACATACTCCCAACTATACGCTGatatcctctctctcgGCTCTACTCTTAggcctcttctctccgTGCCCGAAGCTCGAGTTGTCGTTCTTTGCGAAAAGGGCTACCTTGTTGCCCTCAGCATGTTGTCCATATGGACAGCAGGAGGGCTGAGCGTTAAAATTCTaccttctttgcctcttcCAGAGCAATCTTACATGGCGATTAATAGCGACGCTAGCCTTGTCATTTGTGATGCTAATAATAAACCTCGCGCGGATGAGCTCAAGGCAGAtatggagaaagaggacaTCAAGGCAATGGTACTTGAGATCAATTTGAATGGGGTGAGGAAGGCAGTATACGGCAAAAATGGTGCTGAAGCCCTCAGCAAAATGTCGGAACTCCATGGCGAGAGAAGGGCCATGATGCTTTTTACTAGTG TTACCCGACACTCGGCTCTCACGGCCCAAGTATCTGCTGTTGTCCAATTCTGGCGCTGGACCTCGTCCGATAACCTCCTTCACACCTTACCGCTCAACCATTTGCATGGCATTGTcgttgctcttcttcccaccatCTGGGCTGGGGCGACCGTTGAACTCTGGGAAAAGTTTGACGGCAGAGGCAtttggatgagatggattAATAATGAGGGTAAAATCCCTATAACTATGTTCTTTGGTGTTCCTACAGTTTACTCTCGACTGATCCAGTCTCATTCCATGCTGCCCAAGGAGCTTCGGCCGATTGCTTCAGAGGCTTCATCCAAGTTGTGTTTGCAAGTTTCAGGCTCGGCTCCTCTCCCTGAAAGCATTAAAAAAACgtgggaaaggaaggaggtaTTGGAGGCGGACAAGTATT GCGTAATTGCGAGCACCGGTTGGGAGAATGACAAGAGAGTGAAA GGGCACGTTGGCTACGCTCTCCCCGGAACCGAAATTCGACTTTGGAATGAAGAGTTAAATCAGGCCATCACTGCTTTCGACACTCAAGGTGAAATCCGAGTGCGTGGTCCATCCATTACAACAGAGTACTGGCGTCTCCCTGAGGCTACAGCCAAAGAGTTTGTGGATGCTGGTTCAAGCCTGGTGATATTG GTGCtagggaggaagagcacCGACATCATCAAAAGTGGTGGAGAGAAAATTAGTGCGTTAGAGATTGAAAGGGCCATCTTGGAGCTCCCGGGTATGAAAGATTGCGCGGTAGTGGGTGTtgatgacgaagaatggGGCCAAATC GTTTCGGTATGTTTGGTAACCTCCCGTCCGAGTGTGACAGTCAATGGGATTCGAAACGAGCTTCGAAGCGTCCTTGCGCCTTACAAGCTCCCAAAGTTGCTCAAGGTTTATGAGGGTGAAATCCCGCGAAAT AACATGGGAAAGGTAAATAAGAAAAAGCTTGCTTTGGAGGCCTTCCCTAAATGGATTGTGAGATATATCAGGATACGCTTACAGTTTATTCTGATGCACCCTTATTAA
- a CDS encoding vacuolar protein sorting-associated protein VPS35: MDEAKLLSDALANVKVQTVQLKRCLDQDEIMEALKAASSMLAELRTSSLSPKQYYELYMSVFDSLRFLSNYLYEAHTEGKHHLADLYELVQYAGNIVPRLYLMITVGSVYMSVPDAPVKEIMKDMLEMSRGVQHPTRGLFLRHYLSGQTRDFLPVGNSDGPGGNLQDSIGFVLTNFIEMNKLWVRLQHQGHSREREKREMERRDLRILVGTNLVRLSQLDGVDLDMYRKIILPSVLEQVVNCRDVIAQEYLMEVVIQVFTDDFHLHTLTPFLGACAQLHPRVNIKGIVIALIDRLAAYAVREAESEDPEEKRRGEEEAAKRLAERVKGARGKGKNVEEGEKNAPSPVAKPAEADVWGATTDATSTTPTAENLNGESSKSHVEGEKLGESPAPTPAQVEKEETAKKFRGIPEDVRLFEVFWQQVVELIKARPDLSIMDITALCVSLTNLSLSCYPDRLEYVDQVLSFTHGKVHDYSQNPDLHSSQTVSNLLALLLAPINSYVSTLTLLAIPSYLPLLSVQPYSTRLSIGQAVVSSVLKHNTLIETSDDVTGVLGLCAVLVKDQKDHTIGGGAPQRRGQAVDWREMAEEQGWVARMVHLFKADDLGNQFELLQTARRHFTEGGERIRFTFPPLIASSIQLARRFKTRESVEDEWEARVSALFKFIHQLISILYHKVEAPETCLRLFLLAAQVADDCRLEELTYEFFVQAFVIYEESISESRAQLQAITGIISALQTSRVFGTDNYDTLITKAALHGSRLLKKSHQATTVLYASHMWWQGDVPGREKNDKPPFRDGKRVLECLQKSLRIASSCIDEITSVQLYVDALDRYVYYFEQGVEAVTPKYVNSLVELITSNIDSVNSGGDVHPSSAGGGLVEGVSGGDMIIKHFRNTLLYIRGRQRQVQADVGDQGDEREGEEGKKKVDWESVDVAGGCLKMGLTH, encoded by the exons ATGGACGAAGCCAAACTTCTTTCAGATGCCTTGGCAAATGTCAAGGTTCAAACTGTGCAGCTTAAGAGATGCCTCGACCAAGACGAGATCATGGAAGCTCTCAAGGCCGCCTCTTCGATGCTTGCTGAACTTCGAACATCGTCATTATCGCCAAAACAATACTATGAACTATATATGTCTGTATTCGACAGTCTGAGGTTTCTGAGCAACTACTTATATGAGGCCCATACCGAGGGCAAACACCATCTGGCTGATCTTTACGAGCTGGTCCA ATATGCAGGTAATATTGTACCACGGCTGTACTTGATGATTACCGTTGGGTCTGTTTATATGTCCGTGCCAGACGCTCCCGTCAAAGAAATCATGAAGGACATGCTCGAGATGTCCCGAGGTGTACAGCATCCCACTCGAGGTTTGTTTCTTCGACACTATCTCTCCGGTCAGACCAGGGACTTCTTGCCTGTCGGCAATAGCGATGG TCCTGGCGGTAATCTCCAGGATTCTATTGGTTTTGTGCTCACAAACTTTATCGAGATGAACAAGCTCTGGGTGCGACTACAACACCAAGGTCATTCTCGCGAACGCGAGAAGCGCGAAATGGAACGTCGGGATCTTCGAATCCTCGTCGGCACCAACCTCGTCCGTCTGTCCCAGTTAGATGGCGTTGATTTGGACATGTACCGCAAGATTATACTCCCATCGGTCCTCGAACAAGTTGTCAACTGTCGTGACGTTATCGCGCAAGAGTACTTGATGGAAGTCGTCATACAAGTATTTACAGACgacttccatctccatacACTCACACCTTTTCTTGGCGCTTGCGCCCAATTGCATCCAAGAGTGAATATCAAGGGTATTGTCATTGCTCTGATAGACAGACTTGCTGCATACGCCGTGAGGGAGGCAGAGAGCGAAGATcccgaggagaagaggaggggcgaagaagaagctgcaaAAAGGTTGGCAGAAAGAGTCAAAGGCGCtagaggaaaaggaaagaacgtggaggagggcgagaagaaTGCCCCTTCTCCGGTGGCAAAGCCTGCTGAAGCGGATGTATGGGGGGCTACAACTGACGCAACCTCTACAACTCCTACCGCTGAAAATCTAAACGGGGAGTCATCCAAGAGTCacgtggaaggagagaaattAGGAGAATCACCGGCCCCGACTCCTGCAcaggtggagaaggaagaaaccGCGAAGAAGTTCAGAGGAATTCCTGAAGATGTCAGGCTTTTCGAAGTTTTTTGGCAACAAGTGGTGGAACTTATCAAG GCTCGACCAGACTTGTCTATCATGGACATCACCGCTCTTTGTGTCTCATTGACAAACCTTTCTTTGAGTTGCTACCCTGATCGCCTCGAATATGTCGATCAGGTCTTGTCTTTTACTCATGGAAAAGTACACGATTACTCTCAAAA CCCCGATCTGCACTCTTCTCAAACCGTCTCAAATCTCCTTGCACTCCTTCTTGCACCAATCAACTCATACGTTTCAACCCTCACTTTACTCGCTATCCCCTCATATCTTCCACTTCTGTCAGTACAGCCGTATTCCACCCGTCTATCCATTGGTCAAGCGGTGGTCTCCTCCGTGCTTAAGCACAACACACTCATAGAAACTTCTGACGATGTTACTGGTGTGCTTGGCCTTTGTGCTGTACTTGtcaaagaccagaaagaTCATACTATTGGCGGCGGCGCACCACAGAGAAGAGGTCAGGCAGTCGACTGGAGAGAGATGGCGGAAGAGCAGGGATGGGTCGCCAGGATGGTACATCTCTTCAAGGCCGATGACCTTGGCAACCAATTTGAATTGCTGCAGACAGCGAGGAGACATTTCACTGAAGGCGGTGAGAGAATACGATTCACTTTCCCGCCCTTGATTGCCTCTAGTATTCAACTCGCTAGACGCTTCAAGACGAGGGAAAGCGTCGAGGACGAATGGGAGGCCAGAGTATCGGCCTTGTTCAAATTTATACACCAGCTCATTTCCATCTTGTATCACAAGGTTGAAGCCCCGGAGACATGCTTgcgtctcttccttcttgctgCCCAGGTGGCCGACGACTGCCGCCTTGAGGAACTTACCTACGAATTTTTTGTCCAAGCATTTGTCATTTATGAAGAGTCCATTTCTGAATCTCGAGCACAATTGCAAGCTATTACCGGCATTATCTCGGCTTTGCAAACAAGTAGAGTATTCGGAACGGATAATTACGATACTTTGATCACCAAGGCGGCATTGCATGGGAGCAGGCTTCTTAAGAAAAGTCATCAAGCTACAACAGTGCTTTACGCGAGTCACATGTGGTGGCAAGGAGATGTTCCCGGACGGGAGAAGAATGACAAG CCGCCATTCCGGGATGGCAAGCGAGTTCTCGAATGCCTTCAGAAATCTCTCCGTATCGCCTCATCTTGCATTGATGAAATCACCTCTGTACAGCTATACGTTGATGCTCTTGATCGATATGTCTATTATTTCGAACAAGGGGTGGAAGCTGTCACGCCCAAATACGTCAATTCTCTGGTGGAGCTTATCACCTCAAATATCGACTCGGTGAACAGTGGCGGAGACGTCCATCCCAGCTCAGCTGGTGGAGGGTTAGTGGAAGGTGTCAGTGGCGGGGATATGATCATCAAG CACTTCCGAAATACATTATTATACATTCGAGGCCGACAACGACAGGTTCAAGCAGATGTTGGTGATCAGGGAGATGAacgagaaggggaagaagggaagaagaaggttgatTGGGAAAGTGTGGACGTAGCGGGGGGTTGCTTGAAGATGGGCCTTACGCACTAA